A window of the Gossypium hirsutum isolate 1008001.06 chromosome A05, Gossypium_hirsutum_v2.1, whole genome shotgun sequence genome harbors these coding sequences:
- the LOC107915251 gene encoding uncharacterized protein has protein sequence MAVNMNLLPSIFSFFFFVFFFFFLSLASQDEQSNNHNLLILELRDAKLKISRLESVLEERIQDLNAKTLSLKEHPKSLEDMANKSTYLQSALSDLKDHSFLADEKLNAQEEEVHGLWAVSRKSSFDLYVLELKVQDAEDRPEAVT, from the exons ATGGCGGTTAATATGAATCTCCTTCCCTCCATTTTCAGTTTTTTCTTcttcgtcttcttcttcttcttcttgtcaCTCGCATCTCAAGATGAACAAAGTAACAACCACAATCTCTTGATCCTTGAATTGCGCGACGCCAAGCTCAAGATCTCTCGTTTgg AATCTGTTCTTGAAGAAAGAATTCAAGACCTTAATGCTAAAACCCTTTCTCTTAAGGAACACCCGAAATCCCTCGAGGACATGGCAAACAAGAGCACTTATCTGCAGTCTGCTCTATCTGATCTTAAG GATCATTCGTTTCTTGCTGATGAAAAGCTTAACGCTCAAGAAGAGGAG GTACACGGCCTTTGGGCTGTTTCGAGAAAGAGCAGTTTCGATCTTTATGTTTTAGAGTTGAAGGTACAGGACGCTGAGGATAGACCGGAAGCTGTTACATAG